CACCAACACAGCATGTCCTCCCTGGAAGATGGGGCTGCAGAGCCGGGCCCCACCTCAGTGGATCAGTCCACCTCTTCCTCCGCTGAGAATCACGCCACCACTGGGGACATCATCACAGTCACCATTGGAGCAACCGTGCCCACAGGGTTTGAGCACACTGCTGCAGAAGAGGTCAAGGAGAAAATTGGGGTGGATGCACGGATCAGCAAAGATCGTGGTCGTATATACTTTCCAATAACCACCGACAAGCTTTTTCAGGTAGGAAACCTGAAGCCAGTGCATGTCCTGTTATTTCAACCCCCCGTGTTTAATTTTGCCTGGTGAAAAAGGTTTATGGTAAACCTACATCTGATCTGCCTGTTCACTGAATTCCCCTCTGTAGGTCCATCTTCTGAGGTCTGTGGATAACCTGTTTGTTGTGGTTGAGGAATATGACCATTACCAGTTCAAAGAATCAAAGGTAACTTACAGCtagttttactcttttttttagcCAGTGCTAATCACATTATTGATGGGGTAATAAACCCTGCGGTTTGTGCAGGAGGAGACATTGACGGAGCTCCAGCAGCTTGCCTCCAAACTTCCTTGGACTAATGCCTTAGAGGTTTGGAAATTAAACAGCACcctaaaaaagaagaaaggctACCGGAAAAGCACCAAAGTCAAACCAAATAATGAGGCCACTGATGCAACTGTGGCTGATACTGAGCAGCAAGAGGCACCTCAGGAGGCGTCCGATGTTGAAAGCCAGATGCAGGCAGAGAGCATGCGTGACACAGAGGCCAGCATGCAGGACTCAGAGGAAGCAGCCCCCGAGGTCAAACTCATCAAGTTTCGTGTGACGTGCAACAGGGCCGGTGACAAACACAGCTTTTCCTCAAATGAGGCAGCCAGAGACTTTGGCGGGGCCGTGCAAGAATTCTTCCAGTGGAAAGCAGACATGACAAAGTTTGACATTGAGGTAGGCATGCTTGGACTGACGCAAAGTGAATATCATTGTTCTGGCCAAAACAAACTCTGCCTGTTCAGATACATTTGGAATGCATAACCTAATGTTTAGTTTAAGgagtaacaaaagaaaaaataacaattccATTTAGCGACATTTACCCTGAAGATAAGCTGTCCACATTAGGTGACAAGTTGATAAATGCTTCATTGTATgaaatgatggtgatgataaatgtttctttaattgACTTAAAATAGTGTTCACACAGTGATAATGATCCTTGACCTTTCACATTTTGTCTAAAAGTATGTTATTGCTTGCTAGCAGTTGCAAAGTTTATGCGATTTGACTACCAAAACAGCAGTTTCTtcaaaagaatacatttttttgtgcccATTCTTGGTTAACTGATATTTAGATGCATATTTTAATACATGTTAAAATAATCAagtattatataataaatagcCCCCTCCAGTGTATGTTTGCTTTGAGCTTGCTTGATTAGATAGTAGAAAATTAGACcagcaattattttcatttttgcttaaCCTACAGAATAGTTTCTCAATTAATAAATGGGTAATCATCATACATTATCAGTTACCtatgaaaaaaacactaaaaaaaatgagttttcagAGCCCAAGTTGATGTCTTaaatctgcttgtttttgtccaagcattacagaaataattaatCCATAATAAAATAACTGGGGATGAATTAGCTCCATAGAATATATAAATGCATGATCACGTTGATACTTGCTTTTTAACCATGCACTGTATGTCCCTGTACTGTAGGTGTTGCTAAACATACACAATGAGGAGGTGGTTATCGGCATTGCACTCACAGAGGAGAGTCTTCACAGGAGAAACATTAGTCACTTTGGACCCACGACTCTGCGGTCGACCTTGTGCTACGGCATGCTCAGGTAATTCTACAACACTGTTTAAGCTGATTCAGGGATTTGATAAGGATGTTGCTGAGATCCCCAACTTGTTTAAAAGTCTAGTATTTCATAAATGtctacattatttaaaagggtgaactgtggtaaacttctcCCTATTTTACCAGCGCCCAGATCTTCCTGCTCGTGTTTCAGCTTAAATCTGCAGAATGAAGCATTTTGCATCATCCTGGGGATTTTTTTGCTAGCTCTAGCTCTGCTGATCAAACCAGTTcctcatttttgtacatttgctGCAACCACAGACAAGAGGAAACAGTACAATGAGTcagtgctgattaaatataaaccaagattctgttaccgCATTACCTATTTCACACCTAAATGTCTTCATAAATATACTTTTGTGCACTGTGTGAACTTGTAACACCAGAAGTTATGAGCAATGCAAAGCTGTTTCAGTAACAGATTTTAACttgctgtttaactgtaatttgattTGTTAGCAGACAGTTGTCATGTTGTTCCGTACAGAACAGTTTTCCATAATGTCACCCATCACTGGGACGGTTTACTGGTCAGATGCGATGCAGTGCATTCTGgcagttgtaggttttctacctcttgagcagaAGCAAATGCTACagcccttttcctctgttttctctgatcatataccaccaatttcaaaagtacttttctttctactgtatagacagcctagttttatgaaaagactaTATTAACAGCAGTGAAATTCTTCTTTGAATAAGGTATAATTccaaatttgatgattttttgggTCACAAAGTGAAGGTTATGTTGATATGACAAAGCTTaattcataaaaatatcatgTCATGATGACACTCTAAATTTTAGATGCAGTCACCTTGGACAATTACCAATGTTActgaggaaggaggaagagttGGTGACTTAAAAACTCCCAAGCTGCAACTGCAggaaatgtatgtttgtttataaCCATTCACTCAAATAGACTCACCTGAAGAAAAGGTTACAAGCAGACATAGATAAGGGACACACATGCTAAATTCTCATCAGCAGGAACCTAAATGCCCCATAACGTGCCCAGTCATAATTTatcagaaaactgtgtttttctgtgtactATTGCAAAGAAAAGTTGGTCAGTTTACAAAGAGAATAAAaggatttaaatacttttactgATGTTTTGCAAAAGAATATTTCCAAAAGATGTTGATGAGGTTGTGCAACAATTCTTCAGTCTTACGGAAAACATGACTAAGTGCTTGCCCTTACTGAATATCCAATACCATCATGCCAGCCAAGAACAACTCTGCTCTGGTGAGAATAAATATGCAAGTCACACcttagtatttatttttctaagatCTAATGAAATAGATAAATAACACCTCTGCTAAGTAACAATTTCCATGATGATACACACATAAATGAGTTTGCCAACAGTTTTAATTCCGTTTAAATACTTGTTCTTGTTTAGCTAATCATGAAGCACGGACACTAGCAGTGGGACCACATTTGGGGATTATGGTTCATTTAAGTCCAAAGTAGAAGGTAAAAAGTAGTGTAAGGTTGAATTAGGTTCAGCAGTTGGCAGAAATCATTGACCAAGTTCAAAGGCTGCATTAATGTCAGGCATCATAGAGGGAGGACAATGGTTTATGGTTTGTGCTGAGTCAATTAGTTTGGCTACATACGAGTCATTACTTTAATGGACCAATTAGACACACTGCACGCAAGTAAAGTGTTCGTCCCTCCTGAGTTGAAAACACAAAGCATTGGTAACAGGTCATACTAAGTTATTGTTCTAAAGGTTCATCCAGTATGagatccaaaataaaaaacaatagtttGTGATTACACACGCActtagttaaataaaaaaaaaaaagtacaatctaatgagaacaaagaaatacaaatcacagggcgcctggtggctcagtggatagagtggcgccccatgtgcagagactgtgtcctcactgcagcagccgtgggttcaAGTCCagcctctgccctttgctgcatgtctcctcctctctctctacccctttcacgctcacactgtcctatccattaaaggcaataagagcccaaaaaaataatcttaaaaaaaaagaaagaaatacaaatcaTAACAATGCAATGAAGTCCTAACCCAAGAACTATAAATATGACTTGGATGAGGTTCAACTATTTCACCTTTAAAGATTATACTTGTTCCAGCTCTCTAAATAGTTCTTAATAAAGTGACACTTGTTTCTTTGGAAGTGAAAGGTGCATCAGATACAAATGAAGGTGTTGACGGAGTAATTgaaccactttgtttttattagagTCATACTCAGCATTCTGGCAGGTCAAAAGTGTTTCCTCTGGTGCTAAGTGCACTGATTTTGGATGCCTTCTCACTTCGTAATAAAAGTAAGCTATACAAGTTCAAAATAAGGTATTACTGCACAGTACAAATGTATGTGTAACCTAAATCTGCAGTGAAGGTGTTTGAAATGATCAGGGTCTAAAGGCCCAAACACACTAAACTGACATTTGAGAACTAGCGTTGCCACTGCAACTGTTGTGTCACCTCCCGTTGCTTGTGTCTCATCTAAATGATGTATGTAGAAATGCCACAAAAACTTAAACTGATGGTCTACCAGCACATACGTTCTCTACCCACGTGACAGAAAATACCTCTAcataccagcagacagcagtcATCTATAATCATCGTACAAAAAGGAAAACCAAAAGAGTGTCGCGACGCTAcgtagccagttagcacattaacaacacaatccattGTTGGAAGAACAAAACAGGTCTCTCTTGAGCATGAGATCCTGTGTCTGAATGAGATaacctgtataaataaaggttaaaaataaaaattaaaaagcatatCTACCATGCACCGgtgaacaacaaacaaaccagcaggaaatgtttatgttaaaaagCTCAAAGATGATAGAAAAACAGGGTTACCTTATATAACAACTTTGTTTTGACTGTAGCATCCCTCGACCATAGCACTTTATTTAAAGTCCTCGCTTCTGTTTCTGTTCTCATGctctgagctgaactgccaatcagagtgatttcattcagtGACAGGCTTCGTCATCTCTGacaccaattcaacatgctgaactGGCGGCAAATAAGCCAACAAGGGCAGATGAGGGCCAACGGGGTAGGACACACCCCAAAAATTAGGGTGACAGATGCTCACCGATGGCCCGATGTTGACTGACGGCCGactgtcagtttggtgtgtcagagCCTTAATGAACTGCCAATTTACCGTTGGGACGATGTCAGCCTCAGCACAGCTGAGAGAAACAGGCAGGGTCAGGAATGGGCTGAGGGCATCTGAGGAGAAGCACATCTGTAGTGGTGTATGctgcatactgtatatgttgTCTATATCATATATTATATGTTAATAAAACCCGCATAGTGAGTGCATTTGTATTGTATTAACACTCTACTATCTGTTGACAGGCTGTGCAAACCTCAGCCATCAGATATAATACTTGATCCAATGTGCGGGACTGGAGCTATACCATTGGAGGTGAGACCTGTCTGTGCTCAGGGGACTACAATACTGTGACAATATCTGTCCAAGTTTAAAGTTATGtatgatgttttggttttttttcccagggaGCTATTGAATTTACCAGTTCATTCTATGTTGCCGGGGACAACAACGACATGGCAGTTAACCGCACAGTCAATAATATATGGCACATCCAGAAACGGAGGGCAGACAAGGGCAGGTGAGAGCCAAACATCTCATGAGGAGTTATTATATAAAGTCTTGGTTGATAATCAttataatgatttaaaatcctGGATCCTTTGAAACAGTGCATCAGGTTTGCCCATTGACACAGTGCGTTGGGATCTGTGCAATTTACCCATAAGGACTGGCTCTGTGgacatcatcatcactgacatgCCCTTTGGGAAGAGGTAATGTGATTGATTAAACAGTGTACAGATGTTATGCTGAATGAGTTGATGGTTTGAATGCCTCAGCCATGGTCTAAACTGACTCTTACATAACCACTTTGTTTTCGCTGTTGGTTAGAAATTGAAATTTGAAACGAAGATATGTAATAGTGGGTTTATCTTTCGACCCTCTCTCACCAACCATAAGGTAAaatctttcctttgttttcttgaaGAATGGGCTCAAGGAAGAAGAACTGGGACCTTTACCCCTCCTGTTTGAGAGAAATGGCCCGTGTGAGCACACCGGGCTCAGGAAAGGCTGTCTTGTTGACACAGGACAAGAAATGCTTTGCCAAGGTAACCGCAATAGTCATGCAGATGACAGCGTTTACCGCCAAGGTGTTGCAGAATTCTTCCAAGAAATAAGATACCTTGTAagtgagaatttaaaaaaaatcatagttcAAGTCCTTTCCTGCCACCCTCTTcctgataattattttttgttggtaaTCCAAATGTTAATGCGGATGTTGGCAGCCCGCACGCAGCAGACCTGATACCTGATACCTGATAAGGCTACAAAAACTGCTCTTTCCAGTACCCCTATTATTAATAAAGCAGCACTGGACTCacaccaaataaaacaaatggcaGAGTGATGAAAGATAAGTTCATAAACCATGCATgcatcaacaaacacaaaggcaACTAGCTGCTTACTTGTGCCTTGCTGACAAAGaatctttttttagtttagacatttttcctcttttgcaaCCATTCTGTAAGACTGCGTCATTTTGGACACACATTAGCACTCTTTGGGAGTTACAACAGGCACCTTTATTCAATTTATGTCATAGAACTTGCTTGATGGGTGCTGCTTTTAATCAGTGATGATTGATATAAAGGCAGAACCTTATTTCCTATGCcaagatgataataataataataacaataataggcactaaaaatgtatccacttaCTCTGTGGTGGCAACAGGTAGACAGACCTGATCAGCAGTACTATTAATTGTTGTAATTATCATAAACTGTCGATGGGGGCCGGGGTGCAGCTGCAACCTGCGCCCTCTGATGCTCCACCATTATCGTTAAATAGACACGTGTTCCTAGTGAAGTAGGACAACACAAATTATGTTCCACCCAACgacaattttatttctttttatctccaCCCTTGTGTAATcaatggttgtgttttttttttccatgtctcaGCGAGCATGAGATGGAGGCGTGTCAAGAATAAACTAAATATTACACTGTGTGTACAAGTATACAACCTGTTGCCCTGGAAGCAACTCTAAAAGTAATCTATTTAAACTAAGTTGTTTCTTTTCTGAAGTTCCTGCACAGCAGTGGTCATCTTGTCAGCCAGATGGTGAGGCTGTCTTCAGTCACTTTTAGCCAATCTGTATATCTGTGCAATAGTCTTTACTTagcagatgttttgtttgtgtgtagcaagcaatgaaatgcattttatgacaaactttttttgtcgTTCTTATGAGTGTGAGGCCACATGCAAAAGTGAAGGAAACAAAAGTCTCAATCCTTGCTCATTTCTTGAAGTGGACAGGCTCCCTTTAACTACCCTAAAAACTACAAATggcaacacacactcaccataTTGTGTGGCATCaagtcattttaaagtaaaaatgtctgcTTTTCAGGAGCACGTACATGCATCACAGAGAACTGACTGACCGTTTTAAGGCTTCATAGTACAACATTTAGCACGAAGCTCTTTTGCTGTCACGGTTACCTGCAGTTTAACTTATAATTTGCTCCCAGATTTACATTTAATCCTTAAACAGTTAActgaaacaacatttaaatgcagAATGAGTAGAATTTAGCGGGTGGGGTTTGTAAATTTCTTTGAAATTGGCCCCTCCTGCATGGCTCAACAGTTCTTGGATGCACACTTACGATCTGTGTTTCAACAGTGTCCTTCCCTCGCACCTTGAGGTTGACGCCCAGAAACCttacaaacacattaaaatatgagaaaacagGCAGACAGAGTCTCCGCAGATACAGACACTGCCACACACCTCTAGTGGGCCACAAGTAATGGTTGAAAAGGATTATTTTTGTATGAGtctatgcattgttttttaggaaaattgttgtgtgttgtgatATACCATTTTCTCAGACTGCTAGAAAGAGTCTTTTTTCATATCACTCCAGTCACACTTTAGAGGTATTTCTCATACTGAATACCTCTGATTCAACAGATTATCAACTGACAGTCATTCTGAATCTGCCATAGGTAATTTAAAAGTGTGCTTTGAGACCCCACTTGGAGATTTTTCTTGCTAACTGTTCATGTCTCATGAGGTGTAGACTCAATGTCTGCTCTTAAGGCTGCATTCAGGGCGTTGCAGGTAAAAACGCTATTCtcttatttatttgaatgtggGTAGTGCGTTTTGGCTGTGGCGGTGTAGCCACAGGGGATGGCAAGAAAGAAATGCTGTGACCTGCGGTGGACCATAAATacaatgtcagcatgctaacatgcaaCATAATGACAATGCTGTATGACTTGGCACTAAAATATTGACAATCCATCAAATACAGTTGTTGtttagatatttcagtctggaccaaagagGCGCACTAACAGCGTAATATTGCCATCCACAGGACCATGCTGTTAAAAGGTGTATCTGTGAGGTCAATAGGTGATGGTGTTGCTTATATACATTTGAGAGTAACAGTACATTTCTGAAAGAAGGTCACAAATTGCTGAGTAAAATGGTAAATCAGATAAAGAGAGTGTCTTGTGAAAATTTTGGACCTCTGAATTTGGTCATGGCTCACAAAAGCTCTGCTTCAGTCAGTGGCGTGGTTTATCGTTGACCATTATTGTGTATGTGCTTTCCCAGATTTGGTCAAACTCAAATAATTAATATTGTATAGTAAAATGGTGTTGTGAAATGCAAAAATCCAGTGTTGTTGGTTTCAATTTCCTCTAGACAATCCATCAGTTGGGGTCATTTGAAAATGGCAGTTAGCTTTTCATGTTTATGCAGCTCTCCAGCAACTTTAAACAACCTAATGAGGCCATTTTGCTTAAAAGCTTGCGTGTAGACTCAATTTACCCTGAAATAATCTCTGAATAATCTCCCCACAGTTTGAGTGATGCAGGTTTAAATCCACTCAGACTCTTTAGTCATGGAAAAGGATTTTAACCAGCTGTATTTGTGCAAAGATcttgttttacacaaaacaaatgtcttgtttgttaGTTTTCCCTCACAAGATTTATGTCGTCTCCAGGCTATCTCGAGGATGGGAGGACTGTGGAGGAAGCTGCACACTGTTTGGGTCAATGTCGGTGGTTTACATGCCGGAGTCTACCTCCTCAAACGGACCGGGGCCATGTTTGGGCAAACTGCGGAGGATGTCTATGAATCACGGGGAACAGTCAATGCAAAGGGGGATGATAATGGTGACAAGGAGCTCTCTTAATTCACATCCTGTATTTTAAGCTCTGAAGTTATAATTGAGGCCATGTAGGATCAACattatttatattctttttactggctttactttttttttccaggtatcAGGTTCTTTGGTTGAGATTATCCAAGCAGTTTTAgtgtgtaatttttgttttactcgTTATATTTGATGGCAAAGAGAAGAGCTATTTTCATGTTCAGCAACAGTTTAACGGTTTCTTACAGTCGCTGTTTGACGGAGGCAGTTTATTTGCGACATTGCTGCTCAGAAACCTGCTAAAGGTTGTGACACCGCGCACCTCAGAGCCACTGTGTCCTCTTTACAGGAACTGCACAGTGCCATATTGTTCTGGTCAATAAAGATTCAAACAAAATGTCAGTTGATTCATCACATAGCACTAGTCTTTTTGTTGCAAATGTATCACTCACAACTTACACTGAGTCTAATCGGAAGGTGTACTTCTTATGATTTTACATTTGATGGAAAACAAGGTAGGGGAAAGCCACACAGTATGAGTGTTCGCTTTCCCCTACTTTCTTTAAAGgcatactatgcaggaattaCCGAATACTGCTTGTAAACAATATCACTAACCCAAGATCTTGTTCaccatatttgtgtttttctgtgctaTGATTGCGTTTTTTCTCCTTGGGTGCCTGCTGCTTACAGCACCTGGTTGCTTCCTTTGTAAAAAATCCTGACCTCTCCGCACTGTGCCCAGGAACATCCCAAAACAACACAGCAATATCATAAGAAAAAACAGGCAGAGGGCAGCGTCTTtggagataaa
This DNA window, taken from Plectropomus leopardus isolate mb chromosome 2, YSFRI_Pleo_2.0, whole genome shotgun sequence, encodes the following:
- the thumpd3 gene encoding THUMP domain-containing protein 3 is translated as MSSLEDGAAEPGPTSVDQSTSSSAENHATTGDIITVTIGATVPTGFEHTAAEEVKEKIGVDARISKDRGRIYFPITTDKLFQVHLLRSVDNLFVVVEEYDHYQFKESKEETLTELQQLASKLPWTNALEVWKLNSTLKKKKGYRKSTKVKPNNEATDATVADTEQQEAPQEASDVESQMQAESMRDTEASMQDSEEAAPEVKLIKFRVTCNRAGDKHSFSSNEAARDFGGAVQEFFQWKADMTKFDIEVLLNIHNEEVVIGIALTEESLHRRNISHFGPTTLRSTLCYGMLRLCKPQPSDIILDPMCGTGAIPLEGAIEFTSSFYVAGDNNDMAVNRTVNNIWHIQKRRADKGSASGLPIDTVRWDLCNLPIRTGSVDIIITDMPFGKRMGSRKKNWDLYPSCLREMARVSTPGSGKAVLLTQDKKCFAKAISRMGGLWRKLHTVWVNVGGLHAGVYLLKRTGAMFGQTAEDVYESRGTVNAKGDDNGDKELS